Genomic window (Fimbriimonadaceae bacterium):
AAGACCATGATCAAGGCGGCAAAGGCCAGGACGGCAAGGGCTCCGAGCTTTATCCAGAACGTGTTGATGTTCATGTCCTTGCGCCTGTGCTCTCAGAAGACTTCGGGTGTCATGAATGATAGGCCGATATATGGCAGCACTCCATTGATTCCGGTATTTCTGTCGCCGAGATTCGAGTTGGAAATGTGATGGAGTCGGACACCCATCATCCAGGTTATCCGGTCCGTCACAAAATACTGCAGGCCGGGACCGGTCTCCAGTACGAACTCGAACTGGGTGCTTTGTTCGGGAATCCGCGGCGCCAGATTGGTCCAGACGATGCCGGCACCCACGTCCCAGAAAGGCATCCACCGTCCGAACGAGAGAAGATTGTATTTCAGGACGAACGACCCTCCGACCGCCTCGGCGGCAAACGGTTTGGTAAACCGCGCAACCACCGGCTCGATCATCAGTTCGACATTGCCCTGCCACCAGTTTCTCCCCAATGGCTCAGTCACGATCATGCCTGCGCGCGGCATCACGAAGACCGCGCTCCTGTTCGACGA
Coding sequences:
- a CDS encoding acyloxyacyl hydrolase, whose translation is MGRVEERNTTMSEARRLTQAVLLITTCLSIVLWTSTGAAEDRSSFDAREVMRKGTFEFGGAVGYAQGTTAIGAAESSNRSAVFVMPRAGMIVTEPLGRNWWQGNVELMIEPVVARFTKPFAAEAVGGSFVLKYNLLSFGRWMPFWDVGAGIVWTNLAPRIPEQSTQFEFVLETGPGLQYFVTDRITWMMGVRLHHISNSNLGDRNTGINGVLPYIGLSFMTPEVF